The genomic segment ACACCTGATGTTGTTTGGGTTGCAGTTGCTAATCGAGATACTTCAATGCTATAATCACTTGCTGTTGAATCAGTATTGGCCATAATGCTAACTTTACTTTCGTCACTGGATGTTGCTAGTTTTGATTGGAAGGTTTTATCCTCTCCGAGAGTACCTAGCTTTGTAAACAAACTATCTAACCGTGTATTGATATCTTTCCAAGCATTTTTTTCTGCTGTAATGCTTGTTTGCTTGTTTGTATATTGAACAAGCTTACCAGATTCGGCTTCAATCATTGAGTCAATTGTTGCTGAATCGATACCTGAATACGATCCTAAAAAACTAATACTACCAGCCATTATTTCACTCCTTTCGATCTATTATGATTCCCGCCATATCCCAAATGCCCGCAATAACATCAAGCATTTTTTCTGGAGGAATCTCTTTTACTACTTCTTCTGTTTGTTTATCGACCAATCTAACAACTGTTCTACCTGTACCTTCGTGCACTTTAAAATCAAATTGTGTATTTAGCCCCAATAAGAACTGATTGGCTTTTTCTATAGATTGTTCCAGTTCTTCTTTAGATATTTCAGAAACGATTATAGGTTCATTTATTTCTTTTGTACCTGACGTTCCTTTTATGTATGATTTTTGTATACCCGATTGATGGATTGCATTCGATTCTACTGGACGAATTTGAAGAGATTTAGTGACAGCTTGTATAATATCCATATCTGACAACTCCATTTCTCAACATCATATAGTTTACTATAAATAAAAAACCGGCACAATGCCGGCTTTTATTGTGCTTCAAAGTTTTCATGCAATTATTATTGTAATAATTGTAGTACGCCTTGTGGCATTTGATTAGCTTGTGCCAACATTGCTGTTGAAGCTTGAGAAAGAATATTTGATTTAGTAAAGCTCATCATTTCTTCAGCCATATCTACGTCAGTAATACGAGAATTAGCTTCTGATAAGTTTTCTTTTGTTGTAGCTAGGTTAGAAACAGTGTGATCTAAACGGTTTTGTGTTGCACCTAGGTTTGCACGTTCTGTTGATACTGAACTAATTGCATCGTCAAGTTTTCCAATAACTGTATCAAAATCAGCTGCTGATAAAGTATCAGTTGAAACGTCTAATTTATCTGCTACATCTAATACACCATCTGTAACAGTTCCAACTTTAAGAGATGCTGCTGTCATGTCTGCTACTTTTAACGTAATATCTTGTCCCTTGTTAGCACCGATTTGGAAAGTAAAGCTACTTCCTTCTCCTGCAGCTCCTTCTTTTAATAGTTTCTTACCATTAAATTCAGTTTGGTTAGCAATACGGTCTACTTCTAATGTTAATGAATCCATTTCTTTTTGGATTGCTCCCCTATCTTCAGAAGTATTCGTATCATTTTTAGCTTGAACAGCTAAATCACGCATGCGGTTTAAGATACTGTGTGTTTCTGTTAATCCACCTTCTGCTGTTTGAATCAATGAAATTCCATCTTGGGCATTACGTGAAGCTTGATTCATACCACTGATTTGGTTTTTCATTTTTTCAGAGATTGCTAAACCTGCTGCGTCATCCCCAGCTTTATTGATGCGTAGTCCAGATGATAATTTAGCTAGTGAACTGCTTTTTGAAGCATTAGCTGAAGTTAGTTGAGAGTAAGTATTCATTGCTGCTGTGTTTGTATTGATTCTCATTATATTGTTCCTCCTAAGTTTAAAATTTAATTGCTTTTCTTGGTTTATATCGGACGATTTTTAGTTTCGTTAATATAAAAGTTGAAATAAAAATTATTTATTTCAACTTTTATACTTACTGACTGATTCAAATTTTTATTGTAATAATTGTAGTACGCCTTGAGGCATTTGATTAGCTTGTGCCAACATTGCTGTTGAAGCTTGAGAAAGGATATTTGATTTAGTGAAGCTCATCATTTCTTCAGCCATATCTACATCAGTAATACGAGAATTTGCCTCTGAAAGGTTTTCTTTAGTTGTAGCTAAATTAGAAACTGTGTGGTCTAAACGGTTTTGTGTTGCACCTAAATTTGCACGTTCTGTTGATACTGAACTAATTGCTGTATCTAAATCTTCAATTACTTTATCAAAATCAGCTGCTGCAGTCGATACATCTGGACCAGTCATTGTGTCGCCTGTACCCGTACCTACTCCTAATTCACTAGCTGTCATATTAGATATACTTAACGTAATATCTTGTCCTTTGTTAGCACCGATTTGGAAAGTGAAGCTAGTACCACTAGTACCATCATCTGCAGTTAATAATTTTTTTCCGTTAAACTCTGTCTGATTTGCAATGCGGTCTACTTCTTTAGTAAGAGAATCCATTTCTTTTTGGATAGCTCCTCTATCTTCGTCAGTATTCGTATCGTTTTTAGATTGAACAGCTAAATCACGCATACGATTTAAGATGCTGTGTGTTTCTGTTAATCCACCCTCAGCTGTTTGAATCAATGAAATTCCATCTTGAGCGTTACGTGAAGCTTGATTCATACCGCTGATTTGATTTTTCATTTTTTCTGAGATTGCTAATCCTGCTGCATCATCCCCAGCTTTGTTGATACGTAATCCTGATGATAGTTTAGCTAATGAGCTGCTTTTTGAAGCGTTAGCTGATGTTAATTGAGAGTAAGTATTCATTGCTGCTGTATTTGTATTGATTCTCATGTTGTATTTCCTCCTAAAGTCTATTTTGTGAAGGTGTTGCCTTCTACATCTTATATCGGTATGTTTCTTTATCTATTAAGCTTTTTTTCTATGTTACTGAACAATCATGTTTTATTTAAATAAGCTTGCCTGATACTTCTTATATCGGCAGAGCAAATTAAGAGTTAAGTCTTTTTTATAAATTAAATAAAAAAAGACTATCTTAAAGATAGTCTAATATGCTTGTTTGCAATATTTTAGTTCCCATAGACAAAGATGCTTCATAAGCTGATTTTTCCATGGTGAATTGCATATATTTTTCAGCTACGTCAATGTCTTGATTTTCAGATAACATCGTTTTAAGGTTAAGTTTTTCACTGTCATTACGCTCTAATGTCGCAGTTAATCGATTAAAGATAGATCCGGTTTTAGAACGATTCGATACGACATTTTCAATTTCTTGATCTGCTCTGTCTAATAAGCCAGATAATTTTTCTGTGTCATCTGCGTCTAGAGCAGTTAATACCTCAGAAAAGAAAGAACCTATATTATCTGAACCATCCGCATTTTGTGCATTCATAAAGTTACGACCATCCGTACTCAATTCCACCGAAACACCTGGTGCAATTTCACGTGATAGATTTCCATTACCTTCAGCTGTTCCACTATAAGTAATCCCAGTAATTTCACCAGCTTCGTCTTTTTGTACTTCAAATGGCTTCTCTGTGGTGTTTTTTCCTGCAAAAACATAGCGTCCACCAAAATTGGTATTCAATGCATCAACAGTTCCTTGGATTTCAGATTCAATTTCGGCTTTATTGGCTTGACGATCTTCATGGCTAAGTGTGCCATTGGCTGAGTATTGAATCAGTGTTTTGATGCGTTGCATCGATTCTGTAGCACTGCTTAATGCAGAATCTTGTACATTGGTCCATTGAATCGCGTCATTGATGGTTGTTTTATATTGGTCATTTTGAATAATTGAATTATTTAAATCTAATATCTTTGACACTTTTAGCGGATCGTCAGAAGGTTTACTGACTTCTTTTAACGTTGACAATTGATTTTGGTATTTCATAACATTTGTTGTATTAGCCGAAAGATTGCGCAAAAAACTTTTCGACATTAACGAATCGGTTACACGCATTTCCTATACCCCCGTTCGGTTGATTAGCGTATCTAGCATTTCTGAAACAACTGAAATAATTCGAGAATTGGCTTCAAAGGCACTTTGATAGGCAATTGTATTGGTTACTTCTTCATTAATTGAAACACCTGAAACAGAATCTCTACGGGCTTCTAGAAGACTAACTAAACTTTCTTGACTGTCTACCATATTATCCGATTGTTGTTTCACAATTCCCATTTGTGTAACACTGTCATTATAAGCACCAGAAACAGTTGATCCGCCATTTTGATTTTTAATTGTCATTGTGGTTGGATCGTATTCAATTTCAGTTGGATTAACAGGATAGTCTAATTTTGTGTTTTGTAAAGCAGCAATGGCTTGGGCACGTGTACCATCTCCACTTACTACAGTTTCAATATTTTTTCCTGCATTGATTTTAGAAGTATCAGCTAATATTTCTTTATTCACTTGAATCGATGCAGCATAATTCTCATCTTCTCCTAAATCAAAGAAAGGTATTCCTTCTTCGCCATTGCTATGTACCTTGTTTACAGCTGTTGCAAAAGTATAAGCTAATTCATTTAATTCTTGTTTTTTAGTATCGATCTCAGTTAACGCTTCTTGAGATCCTTTAATATTTCCAGAAGTAATAGCGATGTTGGTTTCATTTACTACTAATTGTCCAGCAGGGTCTGGCGCAACACTCATTTTAGAAATAGAATCTTCGGTTAAAACAGATTCTCCACCAACCGTCACACTTACACGATTAAACTTATCATAGCTAGCCTCGACTCCAGCAATTCCTGTTAATTCGCTCAAGATTTTATCTTGTTGATCCAATAGATCATTAGGAGCTTGACCTTGAGAAGTCATATTGAAAATTTGTTTGTTTAGTGAATCTAATTGCTCTACCTTTGCGTTAAAATCTAACACATTTTTTTCAATATCTTGAACCGTACCTTCGTGAAGACTATCGATTTGATTAGACATATGGTGTAAGGTATCCGTGAACGTTTCTGAGTTTTGAGCTACCATTGTTTTAGCAGTCGCAAGTTCAGGGTTAGAACCTAAGTAAGTCCATGAAGAAAAGACTTGGCTTAAATTATTGTTTAATCCCGTTGTAGAAGGTTCGTTAAAGATCCCTTCTAATTGACCTAACACTTCAGACTTTTTACTGTACATTTCTAAAGAAGAGTTTTCATTTCTTA from the Carnobacterium inhibens subsp. inhibens DSM 13024 genome contains:
- a CDS encoding flagellin, coding for MRINTNTAAMNTYSQLTSANASKSSSLAKLSSGLRINKAGDDAAGLAISEKMKNQISGMNQASRNAQDGISLIQTAEGGLTETHSILNRMRDLAVQSKNDTNTDEDRGAIQKEMDSLTKEVDRIANQTEFNGKKLLTADDGTSGTSFTFQIGANKGQDITLSISNMTASELGVGTGTGDTMTGPDVSTAAADFDKVIEDLDTAISSVSTERANLGATQNRLDHTVSNLATTKENLSEANSRITDVDMAEEMMSFTKSNILSQASTAMLAQANQMPQGVLQLLQ
- a CDS encoding flagellar protein FlaG; its protein translation is MDIIQAVTKSLQIRPVESNAIHQSGIQKSYIKGTSGTKEINEPIIVSEISKEELEQSIEKANQFLLGLNTQFDFKVHEGTGRTVVRLVDKQTEEVVKEIPPEKMLDVIAGIWDMAGIIIDRKE
- a CDS encoding flagellin; the encoded protein is MRINTNTAAMNTYSQLTSANASKSSSLAKLSSGLRINKAGDDAAGLAISEKMKNQISGMNQASRNAQDGISLIQTAEGGLTETHSILNRMRDLAVQAKNDTNTSEDRGAIQKEMDSLTLEVDRIANQTEFNGKKLLKEGAAGEGSSFTFQIGANKGQDITLKVADMTAASLKVGTVTDGVLDVADKLDVSTDTLSAADFDTVIGKLDDAISSVSTERANLGATQNRLDHTVSNLATTKENLSEANSRITDVDMAEEMMSFTKSNILSQASTAMLAQANQMPQGVLQLLQ
- the flgL gene encoding flagellar hook-associated protein FlgL, whose translation is MRVTDSLMSKSFLRNLSANTTNVMKYQNQLSTLKEVSKPSDDPLKVSKILDLNNSIIQNDQYKTTINDAIQWTNVQDSALSSATESMQRIKTLIQYSANGTLSHEDRQANKAEIESEIQGTVDALNTNFGGRYVFAGKNTTEKPFEVQKDEAGEITGITYSGTAEGNGNLSREIAPGVSVELSTDGRNFMNAQNADGSDNIGSFFSEVLTALDADDTEKLSGLLDRADQEIENVVSNRSKTGSIFNRLTATLERNDSEKLNLKTMLSENQDIDVAEKYMQFTMEKSAYEASLSMGTKILQTSILDYL
- the flgK gene encoding flagellar hook-associated protein FlgK — protein: MSGLFGTLNNATKGLNVQQSALQTTSHNISNANTVGYSRQKVTMVADNPYTLGGIGQLGTGVRISSIDRIVDPYVNKQLRNENSSLEMYSKKSEVLGQLEGIFNEPSTTGLNNNLSQVFSSWTYLGSNPELATAKTMVAQNSETFTDTLHHMSNQIDSLHEGTVQDIEKNVLDFNAKVEQLDSLNKQIFNMTSQGQAPNDLLDQQDKILSELTGIAGVEASYDKFNRVSVTVGGESVLTEDSISKMSVAPDPAGQLVVNETNIAITSGNIKGSQEALTEIDTKKQELNELAYTFATAVNKVHSNGEEGIPFFDLGEDENYAASIQVNKEILADTSKINAGKNIETVVSGDGTRAQAIAALQNTKLDYPVNPTEIEYDPTTMTIKNQNGGSTVSGAYNDSVTQMGIVKQQSDNMVDSQESLVSLLEARRDSVSGVSINEEVTNTIAYQSAFEANSRIISVVSEMLDTLINRTGV